A genomic stretch from Desulfolutivibrio sulfodismutans DSM 3696 includes:
- the tcmP gene encoding three-Cys-motif partner protein TcmP has product MSRDHHSKPYDEGTLLKLELFENYCKSWLPVFIQLPNVVEINIADFFCGPGEDQNGIPGSPLRIINTINCFRDILRSKNKRICTLFSDIKDSKVNSLMRLIDGMHTECVDIKYECLDFKSCFSKYEPKFSAKHAANLLFIDPTGLIDEIMLKKVLSMPRTDFILFIPAEHMHRFKNTKEFKNKLPGIETINTDSPKKFAGGFCKLIESSYTKDRDYYLAHFGIQKNSGSTHSVVFGSGSPLGIEKFLIECWKFDKDNGEASFSLEGDLIIDNRQFSLPGIVKGAKLRKFQESFRSAVLLNIIRNNKDAYLYAIKSACLPRHAKEVLAQLKKERKIVKVPALSYKKIFHDKCIEDIS; this is encoded by the coding sequence ATGTCTCGTGACCATCATTCAAAACCTTATGACGAAGGAACACTGTTAAAACTTGAACTATTTGAAAATTATTGCAAGTCATGGCTTCCTGTGTTTATTCAATTGCCTAATGTTGTAGAAATTAACATTGCAGATTTCTTCTGCGGGCCAGGAGAAGATCAAAATGGCATCCCCGGAAGTCCATTAAGAATTATAAATACAATTAATTGTTTCAGAGACATATTGAGAAGTAAAAATAAAAGAATATGCACACTATTTAGTGACATAAAAGATAGCAAAGTAAATTCACTGATGCGTTTAATTGATGGTATGCACACAGAATGCGTAGATATTAAGTATGAGTGCCTTGATTTTAAATCATGTTTTAGTAAATATGAACCTAAATTTTCAGCAAAACATGCAGCAAACTTATTGTTTATTGATCCAACGGGGTTAATTGATGAAATTATGCTCAAAAAGGTGTTGAGCATGCCCAGAACAGATTTTATCCTTTTTATACCGGCAGAGCATATGCACAGGTTTAAAAATACAAAAGAATTCAAAAATAAACTACCTGGGATAGAAACAATTAATACAGATAGCCCTAAGAAATTTGCTGGAGGATTTTGTAAGCTTATTGAGTCGAGTTATACTAAAGATAGGGATTACTATCTAGCACATTTTGGAATACAAAAAAATTCAGGATCAACACATAGCGTTGTCTTCGGTTCAGGTAGTCCGCTTGGTATTGAAAAATTTCTCATCGAATGCTGGAAATTTGACAAAGACAATGGTGAAGCATCATTTTCCCTTGAAGGTGATTTAATTATAGACAACAGACAATTCTCTTTGCCTGGTATTGTAAAAGGGGCAAAGCTAAGAAAATTTCAAGAATCTTTTAGGAGCGCCGTACTTTTAAATATAATAAGGAACAATAAGGATGCTTATTTGTATGCAATAAAATCAGCCTGCCTTCCTCGGCATGCGAAAGAAGTCCTTGCTCAGCTCAAAAAGGAAAGAAAAATAGTAAAAGTTCCTGCTTTAAGTTATAAAAAAATTTTTCATGATAAATGTATCGAGGATATTTCATGA
- a CDS encoding DUF5131 family protein yields the protein MSLSKIEWTECTWNPLTGCTKFSIGCNNCYAEKMSNRLKAMGVKNYSNGFKLTLHEDTLSIPMSWKKPRMIFVNSMSDLFHEDVPDDFIVKVFKTMNLTQMHTFQILTKRSERLKKMSSVLTWTNNIWMGVTVESIMYKQRVNDLISTDAYIKFLSLEPLLDDVQGIDINGIDWVIVGGESGPGARLMKEEWVKNIKTLCVDRSIPFFFKQWGGVNKKKTGRLLDGKTWNQMPVK from the coding sequence ATGAGTTTGAGTAAAATTGAATGGACTGAATGTACCTGGAATCCATTGACCGGATGCACAAAGTTCAGCATCGGATGTAATAATTGTTATGCAGAAAAAATGTCAAATCGACTAAAGGCAATGGGAGTAAAGAACTATTCCAATGGATTCAAACTAACACTTCATGAAGACACGCTTTCTATTCCAATGAGCTGGAAAAAGCCGCGAATGATTTTTGTGAATTCAATGAGCGATCTTTTTCATGAAGATGTTCCCGATGATTTTATTGTGAAAGTTTTTAAAACGATGAACTTAACTCAAATGCATACATTCCAGATTTTAACTAAAAGATCAGAAAGACTAAAGAAAATGTCTTCAGTGCTTACATGGACAAATAATATATGGATGGGTGTGACTGTTGAATCTATCATGTATAAGCAAAGAGTAAATGATTTAATTTCAACAGATGCATATATCAAATTTTTATCCTTGGAACCACTTTTAGACGATGTTCAAGGAATTGATATTAATGGGATTGATTGGGTTATTGTTGGAGGGGAGTCCGGTCCTGGAGCTAGGCTAATGAAGGAGGAATGGGTGAAAAATATTAAAACACTATGTGTAGATAGGAGCATTCCATTTTTCTTTAAACAGTGGGGAGGAGTAAATAAAAAGAAAACGGGGAGACTACTTGATGGCAAAACATGGAATCAGATGCCAGTAAAATAA
- a CDS encoding type II toxin-antitoxin system HicB family antitoxin, whose amino-acid sequence MTYKGYAARIEYSDEDECFVGHIAGITDIVGFHGDSVQDMRAQFHAAVDHYLEACQARGAAPNKPSSGKR is encoded by the coding sequence ATGACGTATAAGGGATATGCCGCTCGGATCGAATACAGCGACGAGGACGAATGTTTTGTCGGGCACATCGCCGGGATAACGGATATCGTGGGATTTCACGGCGACTCGGTGCAGGACATGCGCGCACAATTTCATGCGGCCGTAGACCACTACCTTGAGGCCTGCCAGGCCCGGGGGGCGGCCCCGAACAAACCCTCTTCCGGAAAGCGCTGA
- a CDS encoding nitroreductase family protein: METSPPLFTIDENLCRRDGLCAAACPASLVRQDGPDELPYPLPGKAEHCIRCGHCVAICPAGALRHSLLPFDDFPLVDRKNALAPEALAAHLKTRRSIRNFKPCTVTRETFAAILDTVRHAPTGHNRQEVQWTILDGRQAVNAFLMQVNEWMRAEVKAKTDFARNMKLAGAVRAVDKGKDVVTRGAPHAVFAHVPDDGVTPVTDAIIATTWFEIVAHAHGVGSCFAGYLMFALSHRPELMRHLGIPEGRVVPAALLVGNSKYRYRRTVPRDEPQVAFLPGIVEGE; this comes from the coding sequence GTGGAGACGTCCCCGCCCCTTTTCACCATCGACGAAAACCTGTGCCGCCGCGACGGTCTGTGCGCGGCGGCCTGCCCGGCCAGCCTGGTACGCCAGGACGGCCCGGACGAGTTGCCCTATCCGCTGCCGGGCAAGGCGGAGCACTGTATCCGCTGCGGCCACTGCGTGGCCATCTGTCCCGCCGGGGCCCTGCGCCACAGCCTGCTGCCCTTTGACGACTTCCCCCTGGTGGACCGTAAAAACGCCCTGGCCCCCGAGGCCCTGGCCGCGCACCTCAAGACCCGGCGCTCCATCCGCAACTTCAAGCCCTGCACCGTGACGCGCGAGACCTTCGCTGCCATCCTGGACACGGTGCGCCACGCCCCCACCGGCCACAACCGGCAGGAGGTGCAGTGGACCATCCTGGACGGACGCCAGGCCGTGAACGCGTTTCTGATGCAGGTCAACGAATGGATGCGGGCCGAGGTCAAGGCCAAGACGGACTTCGCCCGGAACATGAAGCTGGCCGGGGCGGTGCGGGCCGTGGACAAGGGCAAGGACGTGGTGACGCGCGGCGCGCCGCATGCGGTGTTCGCCCATGTCCCGGACGACGGCGTGACGCCTGTGACCGACGCCATCATCGCCACCACCTGGTTTGAGATTGTGGCCCATGCCCACGGGGTGGGAAGCTGCTTTGCGGGCTACCTCATGTTCGCCCTGTCGCATCGCCCGGAGCTTATGCGCCACCTGGGCATCCCCGAGGGCCGTGTGGTGCCTGCGGCGCTCCTCGTCGGCAATTCCAAGTACCGCTACCGGCGCACGGTCCCCCGCGACGAGCCGCAGGTGGCGTTTCTGCCGGGGATTGTCGAGGGGGAGTAG
- the typA gene encoding translational GTPase TypA — protein MKTQPRNDSIRNIAIIAHVDHGKTTLVDHMFRQSGMFREGQDAPERIMDSMDLERERGITIAAKNCAVTWRDTKINIIDTPGHADFGGEVERALSMADGAVLLVDASEGPLPQTRFVLKKTLEAGLRVIVAVNKIDRKDARPEEVLNEIYDLFIDLDADEEQLEFPVLYAVGREGRAMRALDEEGVDLTPLFETIIAEIPGPACDPEKPFAMLVSDLGYSDFLGRLAIGRVLAGTARSHDSLVRIDAENRRVPLRVTRLQVYEGLKVVDSETAHPGDIVVISGLDEVTIGDTICSSETTAALKRISVDDPTVAMRFTINTSPLAGREGKYVQSARIRERLFKETLLNVAIRVEESDERDSFVVKGRGEFQMAILIETMRREGFELSVGRPEVIYRMENGVRKEPIEHLFIDCDESFTGIVTEKLSIRKGRMKNLVNHGSGRVRLEFTIPARGLIGYRDEFLTDTKGTGIMNSYFLGYEEYRGDFPSRFTGSIVCDRAGAAVPYAIFNLEPRGRLFVCPGDPVYEGMIVGEHNRENDINVNPCKEKKLTNMRASGKDENVILTPVLPMTLERAIHFIREDELAEVTPLSIRLRKVELSAQKRHVIGGAKKKAKEEA, from the coding sequence ATGAAAACCCAGCCACGTAACGACTCCATCCGAAACATCGCCATCATCGCCCACGTCGACCACGGCAAAACCACCCTGGTGGACCACATGTTCCGCCAAAGCGGAATGTTCCGCGAAGGCCAGGACGCCCCCGAAAGAATCATGGACAGCATGGACCTGGAGCGGGAACGCGGCATCACCATCGCCGCCAAAAACTGCGCCGTGACCTGGCGGGACACCAAAATAAACATCATCGACACCCCCGGCCACGCCGACTTCGGCGGCGAGGTGGAACGGGCCCTGTCCATGGCCGACGGCGCGGTGCTCCTGGTGGACGCCTCGGAAGGCCCCCTGCCCCAGACCCGGTTCGTGCTCAAAAAAACCCTGGAGGCCGGACTTCGGGTCATCGTGGCCGTGAACAAGATCGACCGCAAGGACGCCCGTCCGGAAGAGGTCTTAAACGAGATCTACGACCTGTTCATCGACCTGGACGCCGACGAAGAGCAGCTCGAATTCCCCGTGCTCTACGCCGTGGGCCGCGAAGGCCGGGCCATGCGCGCCCTTGACGAAGAGGGCGTTGACCTCACCCCGCTTTTCGAGACCATCATCGCCGAGATTCCCGGCCCGGCCTGCGATCCGGAAAAACCCTTCGCCATGCTGGTCTCCGATCTGGGCTATTCCGACTTCCTGGGACGGCTGGCCATCGGCCGGGTGCTGGCCGGGACCGCCCGCAGCCACGATTCCCTGGTGCGCATCGACGCGGAAAACCGCCGCGTGCCGCTTCGGGTCACCCGGCTTCAGGTCTACGAGGGCCTCAAGGTCGTGGACTCGGAGACCGCCCATCCCGGCGACATCGTGGTCATCTCCGGCCTGGACGAGGTGACCATCGGGGACACCATCTGCTCCTCCGAGACCACCGCGGCCCTCAAACGCATCAGCGTGGACGACCCCACGGTGGCCATGCGCTTCACCATCAACACCTCCCCTCTGGCCGGACGCGAGGGCAAATACGTCCAGTCCGCCCGCATCCGCGAACGCCTGTTCAAGGAAACCCTGCTCAACGTGGCCATCCGCGTGGAGGAGAGCGATGAGCGCGACAGCTTCGTGGTCAAGGGCCGGGGCGAGTTCCAGATGGCGATTCTCATCGAGACCATGCGCCGCGAGGGCTTCGAGCTGTCCGTGGGACGCCCCGAGGTCATCTACCGCATGGAAAACGGGGTGCGCAAAGAGCCCATCGAACATCTGTTCATCGACTGCGACGAGTCGTTCACCGGCATCGTCACCGAGAAGCTGTCCATCCGCAAGGGCCGCATGAAAAACCTGGTGAACCACGGCTCGGGCCGGGTACGCCTGGAATTCACCATCCCGGCCCGGGGGCTGATCGGCTACCGGGACGAGTTTTTGACCGACACCAAGGGCACCGGGATCATGAACTCCTATTTCCTGGGCTACGAGGAATACCGGGGCGACTTTCCGTCACGCTTCACCGGCTCCATCGTCTGCGACCGGGCGGGCGCGGCCGTGCCCTACGCCATCTTCAACCTGGAGCCGCGCGGCAGGCTTTTCGTCTGCCCGGGCGACCCGGTCTACGAGGGTATGATCGTCGGCGAACACAACCGGGAAAACGACATCAACGTCAATCCCTGCAAGGAAAAAAAGCTCACCAACATGCGGGCCTCGGGCAAGGATGAAAACGTCATCCTGACCCCGGTGCTGCCCATGACCCTGGAGCGGGCCATCCATTTCATCCGCGAGGACGAACTGGCCGAGGTCACCCCCCTGTCCATCCGGCTGCGCAAGGTGGAGCTGTCGGCCCAGAAGCGCCACGTCATCGGCGGCGCGAAGAAAAAGGCCAAAGAGGAGGCGTAG